One part of the Acidobacteriota bacterium genome encodes these proteins:
- a CDS encoding glycosyltransferase family 4 protein, with protein sequence MSGTERPLRIALVAPVAQRIPPERSGSIESVTALLAAGLVARGHDVTLYAAGSSNTPAALHATFLRGYHEDDALWPWELCELFNIAAAVEPAKSGDRFDLIHAQAEYAPIALAFTRLAPVPIIQTVHHWPTDPEVALWSRYPEAPFIAVSQAQARRLRGLNVAGVIHHAVDVDALPFRATPDDYVLFLGRFTEGKGVLDAIAIARQAGQRLILAAAENDYYRDQVAPHVDGEHVLYRGEVDRAGAAALLGGARALLYPVTSDEPFGLVVAEAMACGTPVAALHRGAVPELIDSGVTGIIARTPAQLADALPAILVFDRGRVRERAIERFHPDRMVDRYLGHYTRLAFDGVRQ encoded by the coding sequence ATGAGCGGTACGGAGCGCCCCCTGCGCATCGCGCTGGTCGCGCCAGTGGCCCAGCGGATTCCGCCGGAACGTTCCGGCTCCATCGAATCGGTCACTGCCCTGCTGGCGGCGGGGCTGGTGGCGCGCGGCCACGACGTGACGCTCTACGCCGCCGGCTCGTCCAATACCCCGGCTGCGCTGCACGCCACCTTTCTCCGTGGCTACCACGAGGACGACGCGCTCTGGCCATGGGAGCTGTGCGAGCTGTTCAACATAGCCGCGGCGGTCGAACCGGCGAAATCCGGGGACCGCTTCGATCTTATTCACGCCCAGGCGGAGTACGCGCCGATCGCCCTCGCGTTCACCCGCCTCGCGCCCGTCCCGATCATCCAGACCGTCCACCACTGGCCGACCGACCCCGAGGTGGCTCTCTGGTCCCGGTACCCCGAGGCGCCGTTCATCGCCGTCTCGCAGGCACAGGCGCGGCGGCTGCGGGGCCTGAATGTCGCCGGAGTCATCCACCATGCGGTCGACGTCGACGCGCTGCCGTTCCGCGCAACCCCCGACGACTACGTGCTGTTCCTCGGACGGTTCACGGAAGGCAAGGGCGTGCTCGACGCGATCGCGATCGCCCGGCAGGCCGGCCAGCGGCTGATCCTGGCCGCCGCGGAGAACGACTACTACCGCGATCAGGTTGCGCCTCACGTCGACGGCGAGCATGTCCTCTATCGGGGCGAAGTCGATCGCGCCGGCGCCGCGGCCCTGCTCGGTGGCGCGCGCGCCCTGCTCTACCCCGTCACCTCGGACGAGCCCTTCGGCCTCGTCGTCGCCGAGGCGATGGCCTGCGGCACGCCGGTCGCCGCTCTCCACCGTGGCGCCGTACCGGAACTGATAGACAGCGGCGTGACCGGCATCATCGCGCGGACGCCAGCGCAGCTTGCCGACGCGCTCCCTGCCATCCTGGTGTTCGATCGCGGGCGCGTGCGCGAGCGTGCCATCGAGCGGTTTCATCCCGACAGGATGGTGGACCGCTACCTCGGGCACTACACCAGGCTCGCGTTCGACGGGGTGCGGCAATGA
- a CDS encoding asparaginase: MSRPVSAGLPFLLAAGVALAGTAFAQDGPAEPPVVWILATGGTISGGGTSSTSLTEYQAGAFSGEELVAAVPALADHATIRVEQIANVGSPNITFNDWLTLANRINTIFRDDPDVAGVVITHGTNTLEETAYFLNLTVRHGRPVVLVGSQRPATAISSDGPLNLLNAVRTAAAPEARGKGVLVVLNDEINAARDVTKTSTYRVETFRSRELGFLGYVDGDQVTFYRQPTRRHTFESEFDVSRVTRFPRVDIVYSYVEPNPLLINALIDDGVDGIVLAGTGAGLVSGREREALARVVDLPPESRPVIVRSSRTGSGRVVPLPSYDEAGMVAGDTLSPQKARILLMLALAKTRDQEEIRRIFREY, from the coding sequence ATGAGCCGACCCGTTTCCGCGGGGCTGCCGTTTCTGCTTGCCGCCGGCGTGGCCCTTGCCGGGACGGCGTTCGCGCAGGATGGGCCGGCCGAACCGCCAGTCGTCTGGATCCTCGCGACCGGCGGGACGATCTCCGGCGGCGGGACATCCTCCACCAGTCTGACGGAATACCAGGCGGGAGCGTTCTCCGGCGAAGAGCTGGTCGCGGCGGTGCCGGCCCTCGCCGACCACGCCACCATCCGGGTGGAGCAGATCGCAAACGTCGGCAGTCCGAACATCACCTTCAACGATTGGCTGACCCTCGCCAACCGCATCAACACGATCTTCCGCGACGACCCGGACGTGGCGGGAGTGGTGATTACTCACGGCACCAACACGCTCGAGGAGACGGCCTACTTTCTGAACCTGACGGTCCGCCACGGCCGGCCGGTGGTGCTGGTCGGGTCGCAGCGGCCGGCGACGGCCATCAGCTCCGACGGCCCGCTCAATCTGCTGAACGCCGTCCGTACGGCAGCCGCCCCGGAGGCCCGTGGCAAGGGCGTGCTGGTCGTTCTGAACGACGAGATCAACGCCGCGCGCGACGTGACGAAGACCAGCACGTACCGTGTCGAGACCTTCCGGTCCCGCGAACTCGGTTTTCTCGGCTACGTCGACGGCGACCAGGTAACCTTCTACCGTCAGCCGACCCGGCGTCATACGTTCGAGTCCGAGTTCGACGTCAGCCGCGTTACCCGCTTCCCGCGAGTCGACATCGTCTATTCCTACGTGGAGCCGAATCCGCTGCTGATCAACGCGCTGATCGACGACGGGGTCGACGGGATCGTTCTCGCCGGGACCGGCGCCGGGCTCGTTTCCGGCCGCGAGCGGGAAGCGCTGGCACGCGTCGTCGACCTACCTCCGGAATCGAGACCGGTCATCGTACGGTCCAGCCGGACCGGCAGCGGCCGCGTGGTCCCGTTACCTTCCTACGACGAGGCAGGAATGGTCGCAGGAGACACCCTCAGTCCGCAGAAAGCGCGCATCCTGCTGATGCTGGCCCTCGCGAAGACCCGCGACCAGGAAGAAATCCGCCGGATCTTCCGCGAGTACTGA